CATGGTGGAGTCCGTGACGGCGCTCGCCGTCCGCACCCCGGGGGTCTCGGCCACCCGCCGGACGGCGGCCTGGTCGATGCCGTCCGTGGTGGAGCGGGAGCCGATCACGTAGTCGGCGAGGAGCCCGGCCGCGGCCCGGTGGTCGAGGGCACGCGCGGCGGAGTTCCCGATAGTGGCGAGCCCGGTGACGAGCGCGGTGCTGACCAGCAGGGTGGCGGCGGTCGCGGCGGTGCGCCGCGGGTCGCGCAGCGCATTGTCGCGGGCGAGGCGCCCGGCGACGCCGAGGCGGCCGGTGAGCCCGCCGAACGCGCGGATCACCGGGGCGGCGAGCACCGGCGCGAGCGCGATCAGGCCGCAGCCGAGGGCGGCGAGGGCGAGCATCGCGGTGCGCAGGTTCTCCTCCGAGGCGTCCTTGGCACCGCGCAGCGAGACCAGGAGGACGGCGCCGAGGACGGCGAGGGCCAGGCCTGCCACGGCGCGCAGCGTCAACCGGCGTGCGGGCGGCGGCTGTTCGGCCGTCCGCAGGGCCTCGATGGGAGCGATCCGGGCCGCCCGTCGGGACGGCAGCCACGCGGCGGGCACGGTGACGCCGACCCCAACGGCGAGCGCCGCGAGGACGGACCCCGGGCCGATCACCAGCGGGCCGCGGGGCAGCCCGTCGCCGAGCAGGTCGGGCAACACCGACGCGATGGCGAGGCCGAGCAGGAACCCGGCCGCGGATGCGAGGAGCCCGACCAGCAGGGCTTCCAGGAGGACGGAGCGCGCCACCTGGCGGCGCTGGGCGCCGATCGCCCGCAGCAGAGCGATCTCCCGGCTGCGCCGGGCCACCAGCATGGTGAAGGTGTTGACGATGAGGAAGGAGGCGATGAACAGCGAGATTCCGGCGAAGACCAGTGGCAGCTTCTCGTAGCCGCGGGTCAGGGTGTCGACCAGGATGGCCTGTTGGGCGGCCTGGGCGGCACCGGTGGTGGCCTCGGCGCGGTCGGCGGGCAGGACGGCGGCGACCCGGCGGGCGAGCTCGTACGGGTCGGTGCCGGGCGCGGCGGCGAGGTCGATGCCGGTGTAGTGGCCCGGGGTGGCGAACAGCTGTTGGGCGGTCGCCCGGTCGAACAGGACGAGGGTGCCGCCGGCCGTCACCCGGGTGTCGGTGGTGGTGACGATGCCGACGAGCCGTTTGGTCATGGCCGGCCCGTCGGTGGCGAGCGTAACCCGGTCGCCGATCCTCAGCCGGCCGGCGGCGGCGGTGCCGCGGTCCACGGCGAGTTCGTCGCCGTCCTTCGGGGCGCGGCCCTCGGCCAGCGGGTAGCG
The Streptomyces sp. 1331.2 genome window above contains:
- a CDS encoding ABC transporter permease, with product MLKTALRNALAHKARLAMTVLAVCLGVAFVSGTLVFADSTAAAHRAAASRNFADIAVTVTARTPPPGAAAGLQPDPLDDSLARKLADLPGVAAARPTADGSAVLNAADGTPLRVGARSANQAAAYVPGRDGTDSRYPLAEGRAPKDGDELAVDRGTAAAGRLRIGDRVTLATDGPAMTKRLVGIVTTTDTRVTAGGTLVLFDRATAQQLFATPGHYTGIDLAAAPGTDPYELARRVAAVLPADRAEATTGAAQAAQQAILVDTLTRGYEKLPLVFAGISLFIASFLIVNTFTMLVARRSREIALLRAIGAQRRQVARSVLLEALLVGLLASAAGFLLGLAIASVLPDLLGDGLPRGPLVIGPGSVLAALAVGVGVTVPAAWLPSRRAARIAPIEALRTAEQPPPARRLTLRAVAGLALAVLGAVLLVSLRGAKDASEENLRTAMLALAALGCGLIALAPVLAAPVIRAFGGLTGRLGVAGRLARDNALRDPRRTAATAATLLVSTALVTGLATIGNSAARALDHRAAAGLLADYVIGSRSTTDGIDQAAVRRVAETPGVRTASAVTDSTMITGGTVLQVAGIDPGAVGTSDTAGTVVRLHLTGGSLQDLGPGRIAVSATVAREHHLSPGDRLDARIGRSSDTRPYTVVGVYQDDPTAHDVLAARAEVAPDSHLPGSVQRILVRTEAGTGGGADAASPAMQQRLRTAVGNSPLLKVQDRAQLVREAAGTMGDLLAVLYGMLAVGAVIGALGIVNTLAVSVAERTREIGLLRAVGLDRADVRRMIRLEAVTVAAFGTLLGLAAGLAGAWAVGPLATGAVDHYTLALPWGTLLLACAASLAIAVLAATAPARRAAALDPLTATAQT